From one Shewanella sp. GD04112 genomic stretch:
- a CDS encoding heme biosynthesis HemY N-terminal domain-containing protein codes for MIKALIFLGIILLGLCISPWIVGNTGYVYIAAGDYQLETSLVFGIVMLIVFYALFQVLEWLVITVINLLLRSRFIPQHWRRRSAKKHTLMGALAIAEEDWPAAERAMIKGADNGELPALNLLAAARAAQHQNKIAERDQYLARAEAQPMTANAVATTRTRYLLKQGELALARAELDKLAPTSKSKAPVLKLALELYRAQEDWEALKLLLPILKKRQILEDAKLNTLNVETHCALLKAASLKGEEALEQCWQWLSRDERNQSEFLAIYAMGLCRFNRKDQALKLLSKKLRSSPESALLEVIPQIVTAHDEEIRKQLLKHEITHENNADYQRCLALLYQQTRDMKEAKIRWQNVCRLAPSKDSWLALARIQEQLGEQGHANQSYRQAVNL; via the coding sequence ATGATTAAGGCATTAATATTTCTTGGTATTATACTTTTAGGCCTGTGTATCAGCCCCTGGATTGTTGGCAATACTGGCTATGTGTATATTGCCGCGGGTGATTACCAGCTTGAGACCAGTTTAGTTTTTGGCATCGTCATGTTAATCGTGTTTTATGCGCTATTCCAAGTGCTGGAATGGTTAGTGATCACTGTGATTAATCTGCTGCTTCGTAGCCGTTTTATCCCGCAGCATTGGCGTCGCCGGTCTGCCAAGAAACACACTTTGATGGGCGCACTCGCGATTGCCGAAGAAGATTGGCCTGCGGCAGAACGCGCCATGATTAAAGGGGCCGACAACGGTGAACTGCCAGCATTAAATTTGTTAGCCGCTGCACGTGCTGCTCAACATCAAAATAAAATTGCCGAACGAGATCAATATCTTGCCCGCGCAGAAGCGCAGCCTATGACGGCCAATGCGGTAGCAACCACTCGTACCCGTTATTTACTTAAACAAGGTGAATTAGCCTTAGCCAGAGCCGAGCTCGATAAGTTAGCCCCAACTAGCAAGAGTAAAGCCCCTGTGCTGAAACTCGCCCTCGAGTTATATCGCGCCCAGGAAGATTGGGAAGCGCTTAAGCTATTGCTCCCAATACTGAAGAAACGCCAGATCTTAGAGGATGCAAAGTTAAATACGCTGAATGTTGAAACCCATTGCGCCCTATTAAAAGCGGCGAGTCTAAAAGGGGAAGAAGCCCTAGAACAATGCTGGCAATGGCTTTCACGCGATGAACGTAACCAGTCTGAGTTTTTAGCGATTTATGCCATGGGCTTATGCCGCTTCAATCGTAAAGACCAAGCGCTTAAATTACTCTCGAAAAAGCTACGTAGCTCGCCAGAGTCTGCACTGTTAGAAGTGATCCCACAGATCGTCACCGCCCATGACGAAGAGATCCGCAAGCAATTACTCAAGCATGAAATCACCCATGAGAACAATGCTGATTACCAACGGTGTTTAGCGCTACTCTACCAACAAACCCGGGATATGAAAGAAGCCAAAATCCGCTGGCAGAATGTTTGTCGTCTTGCTCCGAGTAAAGACTCTTGGCTGGCGTTAGCACGTATTCAAGAGCAACTTGGCGAACAAGGTCATGCTAACCAAAGCTATCGTCAGGCAGTAAACCTATAA
- the cyaY gene encoding iron donor protein CyaY: protein MAMTDTEFHQLADDMFQAIETAIETAIDEQDADVDIDASGNVLQLEFVDGSKIVINKQEPLHEIWVATRFGGYHFGFVDGKWIDGRNGGEFMPFVQDSILRQSGIALSF, encoded by the coding sequence ATGGCCATGACAGATACAGAATTTCACCAGCTCGCCGATGACATGTTCCAAGCGATAGAGACCGCTATCGAAACCGCAATTGATGAACAAGACGCCGATGTCGATATTGATGCCAGCGGTAACGTGTTACAGCTGGAATTTGTCGATGGTTCGAAAATTGTTATCAACAAACAAGAGCCTTTGCATGAGATTTGGGTTGCGACCCGTTTCGGTGGCTATCACTTTGGTTTTGTTGATGGTAAATGGATTGATGGCCGTAATGGTGGCGAGTTTATGCCCTTTGTACAGGACTCAATCCTTCGCCAGAGCGGTATCGCACTGAGCTTCTAA
- a CDS encoding DUF484 family protein, with amino-acid sequence MTEPLMPQTDLPFDELIIREYLLDNPDFFNRYPELLLAMRLPHSERGAISLVERRQELLRQRVGQLEEEITSLLAMAARNEKIFLFNTELSFKLLNCVNLEALKEVLADSLKTQFNFTHVRLISVLDADVEMQAIWAQRLRKDYYFGRLTQQEAKRLFGSEVGSVALVKLADQIPMIFAVASQDAAHFHPDMDNMLLEQLRRLLAHMLAKL; translated from the coding sequence ATGACCGAGCCTTTGATGCCGCAGACCGATCTTCCCTTCGATGAGTTGATTATTCGCGAGTACCTACTCGATAACCCAGACTTTTTTAATCGTTATCCCGAGCTGTTACTTGCGATGCGTTTACCCCATTCGGAGCGCGGCGCGATTTCCTTGGTCGAGCGTCGTCAAGAGTTACTGCGCCAACGGGTTGGGCAACTCGAAGAAGAAATCACCAGTCTGCTGGCGATGGCAGCGCGCAATGAAAAGATATTCCTCTTTAATACCGAGCTGTCTTTTAAGTTACTCAATTGCGTTAATTTAGAAGCCCTTAAAGAAGTGCTGGCCGATAGTTTAAAGACGCAGTTTAATTTTACCCATGTGCGCCTGATCAGCGTGTTAGATGCCGATGTGGAGATGCAAGCGATTTGGGCACAGCGTCTGCGTAAGGATTACTACTTTGGCCGCTTAACTCAGCAGGAAGCGAAACGCCTGTTTGGTAGCGAAGTGGGCTCAGTCGCGTTAGTGAAGTTAGCCGATCAGATCCCGATGATTTTTGCCGTTGCTAGCCAAGATGCGGCGCATTTTCATCCGGATATGGACAATATGTTGCTCGAACAATTGCGCCGATTACTCGCACATATGCTGGCCAAGCTTTAA
- a CDS encoding class I adenylate cyclase translates to MDQQGQFPDIAERLNQVRIARALALLSPLQKHLFRLIPFLIQQNSVQYPGFVDADTPCGIQGYRHDSLEAQACDVFKLPFIANEVENPAFEGVYAMGSTASFGQNAKSDVDVWLVHHAQLCDEDLALIKLKAERLTAWFAEYQFEVNFYLVHPLQFSGDKSQRSGCQSSMAHEHSGSTQHWLLLEEFYRSQIRLAGKTIAWWPDAKLNPELLYLGNVHELPASEYFGASLWQLYKGLNKPHKALIKVLLLEAYASEYPHSQLLCDRLWQKTLAGDFSTSNDAYYAIYEVIEAYLLKQNDNRRLEIVRRCFYLKCGVYLSVADQGKDWRYAKMQKLVQEWQWPDSLISTLDDCEHWHSGQLNWFNEQLNELLLASYQTLLRFASTHELNEGLRIEELGMLTRKLHTYFSQDEDQIAKLNLLWSRSVAESEVTMVSSTKENQYYLYRQGPKPQNLLGESAICKGKTPSALMIWACLNGVSTPETKWYEFGQSKVKSRRLTEAARRLLNFIDHDWRVSKLDLCQPWHFRKLIFVLNLDCDPTVHWHGQEMMVDVMNANVFSLGRKKENMLGALDAICLNSWGEWQCHRFEGETAVLQALSFVTPGLRRATHPVDMDVISCSQKLRPQLKLAVKNLLKQTVRLCQQVQQSSTLVQPLQISHTRYGIFFNPLGMAYQDLSDAKSFYQQLSRSHLVQLPRPELGDDPFSSMPKIIQNFAAKGAIQYFLRQRPESLDVFILDEDNQLSHYVQPGSNMMELVNKVSHHYVFDEYYASKARFNIPQFFHLVRVAGELTVMPFGVDINNANVEF, encoded by the coding sequence ATGGATCAGCAAGGTCAATTTCCTGATATTGCAGAAAGACTTAATCAAGTTCGTATCGCACGAGCTTTAGCCTTGTTGTCGCCGCTTCAAAAGCATTTGTTCCGTTTGATCCCCTTCCTTATTCAGCAAAATAGCGTCCAGTATCCTGGCTTTGTCGATGCCGACACACCGTGTGGGATCCAAGGTTATCGTCATGATTCACTTGAGGCGCAGGCCTGCGATGTATTTAAGCTCCCCTTTATTGCTAATGAGGTTGAAAATCCAGCCTTTGAAGGCGTTTACGCTATGGGTAGCACGGCCAGTTTTGGCCAGAATGCCAAGAGTGATGTGGATGTATGGCTAGTGCACCATGCACAGCTGTGTGATGAGGACTTAGCCTTAATCAAATTAAAAGCCGAGCGTTTAACCGCTTGGTTTGCCGAATATCAATTTGAGGTGAACTTTTACTTAGTTCACCCGCTGCAATTTTCTGGCGATAAATCGCAGCGTTCCGGTTGCCAATCGTCGATGGCCCATGAGCACAGCGGTAGTACGCAACATTGGTTATTGCTTGAGGAGTTTTATCGCAGCCAAATTCGGTTAGCGGGTAAAACCATCGCATGGTGGCCCGATGCCAAGCTTAATCCTGAGCTGTTGTACCTAGGTAATGTGCACGAGCTGCCGGCGAGTGAGTACTTTGGGGCGTCGCTGTGGCAGCTCTATAAAGGCCTTAATAAACCCCATAAGGCGTTGATAAAAGTACTGCTACTGGAAGCCTATGCGAGTGAATATCCCCATTCGCAACTGTTGTGCGACAGGTTGTGGCAAAAGACCTTAGCGGGGGATTTTTCCACCTCTAATGATGCTTATTACGCGATTTATGAGGTCATCGAAGCCTATCTGTTAAAGCAGAATGATAATCGTCGACTCGAGATTGTGCGCCGCTGTTTTTATCTCAAATGTGGTGTGTATTTGAGCGTCGCGGACCAAGGCAAAGACTGGCGCTACGCCAAAATGCAAAAGCTAGTGCAAGAATGGCAGTGGCCCGACAGCTTAATTTCGACCTTAGATGACTGTGAGCATTGGCACAGCGGACAATTGAACTGGTTCAATGAACAGCTTAACGAGTTGCTGCTGGCGAGTTACCAAACGCTGCTGCGCTTCGCCTCGACCCATGAGTTAAATGAGGGACTCAGGATTGAAGAGCTGGGGATGCTCACCCGCAAGTTGCACACTTACTTCAGCCAAGATGAAGATCAAATCGCTAAGTTAAATCTGCTTTGGAGTCGCTCGGTCGCCGAATCTGAAGTGACCATGGTGTCTAGCACTAAGGAAAACCAATATTACCTTTATCGCCAGGGGCCAAAGCCGCAAAATCTGTTGGGCGAATCGGCGATATGTAAGGGGAAAACTCCCTCGGCATTGATGATCTGGGCCTGCTTGAACGGCGTGTCGACGCCAGAAACCAAATGGTATGAGTTTGGCCAGAGTAAGGTTAAGTCTCGGCGCCTAACCGAGGCGGCGCGGCGGCTCTTGAACTTTATCGACCACGACTGGCGGGTATCGAAACTTGACCTATGCCAGCCTTGGCATTTTAGAAAGCTGATTTTTGTTCTTAATCTCGACTGCGACCCTACCGTCCACTGGCATGGGCAAGAGATGATGGTCGATGTGATGAATGCCAACGTGTTTTCATTGGGCCGTAAGAAGGAAAATATGCTCGGCGCCCTCGATGCCATCTGTCTCAATAGTTGGGGAGAGTGGCAATGCCACCGTTTTGAGGGCGAAACCGCAGTATTGCAGGCGCTATCGTTTGTCACGCCGGGATTAAGGAGAGCGACCCATCCGGTGGATATGGATGTGATTAGCTGCTCACAAAAACTCAGGCCTCAGCTTAAGTTAGCGGTGAAAAACCTGCTGAAACAAACCGTGCGCCTATGTCAGCAGGTGCAACAATCGAGCACTTTAGTGCAGCCGCTGCAAATCAGTCATACCCGTTATGGGATTTTCTTTAACCCATTAGGGATGGCGTATCAGGACTTGAGCGATGCAAAATCCTTCTATCAGCAGCTGTCACGCAGTCATCTGGTGCAATTGCCTCGGCCCGAGTTGGGCGACGATCCCTTTTCGAGTATGCCGAAAATTATTCAGAACTTTGCGGCTAAAGGAGCGATTCAATATTTCCTGCGCCAGCGGCCCGAAAGTCTGGATGTGTTTATTCTCGATGAAGATAATCAGCTCAGCCATTATGTGCAGCCTGGCTCGAATATGATGGAGTTGGTCAACAAAGTGAGTCATCACTATGTATTTGATGAGTATTATGCTTCGAAGGCGAGGTTTAACATTCCGCAGTTTTTCCATCTAGTGCGGGTTGCGGGCGAGTTGACTGTCATGCCCTTTGGGGTCGATATCAATAACGCTAACGTGGAGTTTTAA
- a CDS encoding uroporphyrinogen-III C-methyltransferase: MDNNKHDAQSPESQAIPVLATSVNTDDAAPHNQASESQASKPEEQEVKPADTKSQASKPESTQAARQVVQVNRSSWAIRFGVLLALGLTVCTIGGGYLLYQQMQQQLQLQETKNLALQDQLQQALLVPNQRLAQLEQQQLSDAKTFQELSKLATDQNQLQDRLEKLAQRSPTHWMASEAEYLVNMAGRKLWLEKDPRTATDLLKSADETIAAMNNPALLPIRKALAKDIAATTNIKSLDIEGGVLALDALIDQLDKLPLNRADAEASTAEDTTISGDLNDWQSNLSKTWKALTQDFITIRHRTADAPTLLAPEQQWYLIENIRHKLLQSQLALYRYDRAAYHQSLMMARQWIQTYFDVQAHQTSEAIAEIDKLATLDLDPITLKSFAAKPLLLQLTSYGELTSSEEPQL; this comes from the coding sequence ATGGATAACAACAAGCACGACGCCCAAAGCCCAGAGTCACAGGCTATCCCAGTTCTCGCCACATCGGTCAATACCGATGACGCTGCACCACACAACCAAGCTTCTGAGTCACAGGCGAGCAAGCCTGAAGAACAAGAAGTCAAACCTGCCGACACTAAGTCGCAAGCCAGTAAACCCGAATCGACCCAAGCTGCTCGCCAAGTGGTGCAAGTGAATCGTAGCTCATGGGCTATTCGTTTTGGTGTACTACTGGCCTTAGGCTTGACCGTTTGCACCATAGGTGGTGGCTATTTGCTATATCAACAAATGCAGCAACAGCTTCAACTGCAAGAGACGAAAAATCTAGCCCTGCAAGATCAGTTGCAACAGGCTTTACTCGTCCCAAATCAGCGTCTTGCACAACTTGAGCAACAACAACTCTCAGATGCAAAAACCTTCCAAGAGTTATCTAAGCTTGCCACAGATCAAAACCAGTTACAGGACAGACTAGAGAAACTGGCCCAGCGCAGCCCAACCCACTGGATGGCCTCAGAAGCCGAATATCTAGTAAACATGGCTGGACGTAAGCTTTGGCTCGAAAAAGATCCACGTACGGCAACCGATTTATTAAAATCCGCAGATGAAACTATTGCCGCGATGAACAACCCCGCCTTACTGCCAATCCGTAAGGCATTGGCAAAGGATATTGCGGCGACCACCAATATTAAGAGTTTGGATATTGAAGGTGGTGTATTAGCACTCGATGCCTTAATAGACCAACTTGACAAATTGCCGCTAAATCGTGCCGATGCTGAAGCAAGCACGGCTGAAGATACGACCATTTCCGGCGATCTTAACGATTGGCAAAGTAATCTGAGTAAAACCTGGAAGGCGTTGACTCAAGATTTTATTACTATTCGTCATCGCACCGCCGATGCGCCAACCCTACTTGCTCCAGAGCAACAATGGTATTTGATTGAGAATATCCGCCATAAACTGCTGCAATCACAACTGGCACTCTATCGCTATGATAGAGCCGCTTATCATCAATCACTGATGATGGCGCGCCAGTGGATCCAAACCTATTTTGATGTTCAAGCGCATCAAACTAGCGAGGCCATTGCCGAAATCGACAAGTTGGCAACACTCGATCTTGACCCTATTACGCTAAAATCCTTTGCCGCTAAACCGCTGTTATTACAGTTAACCAGCTATGGTGAACTCACCTCTTCAGAGGAACCGCAGCTATGA
- a CDS encoding lipoprotein, translating into MLRKMRLFLLLLLGSLFITACGQKGPLYKSSPAEVSQPTEIKAPKSEATPADPAEPQAETEKTQ; encoded by the coding sequence ATGTTGAGAAAAATGAGACTGTTTTTATTGTTATTGCTTGGTAGCCTATTCATTACAGCATGCGGTCAAAAAGGCCCCCTGTATAAATCCTCTCCCGCAGAGGTGAGTCAGCCTACAGAAATTAAGGCGCCGAAGAGTGAAGCGACCCCTGCCGACCCGGCGGAGCCTCAAGCTGAAACTGAAAAAACACAATAA
- the dapF gene encoding diaminopimelate epimerase, which produces MIQFTKMHGLGNDFMVVDGVTQNVFFSPEQIRRLADRNFGVGFDQLLLVEPPYDPDLDFHYRIFNADGGEVENCGNGARCFARFVRNKGLTNKNKIRVSTSAGKMTLRLERDGTVTVNMGVPVLDPSQIPFKAKKAEKTYLLQTSQQTFLCGAASMGNPHCVLDVEDVANANVAEVGALLTKHERFPRGVNVGFMQVVNSGHIKLRVYERGAAETLACGTGACAAVVVGQIQGKLDQQVRVDLPGGTLTINWEGEGKPLWMTGPAQHVYDGQIQL; this is translated from the coding sequence TTGATCCAATTCACTAAGATGCACGGACTGGGCAACGATTTTATGGTGGTCGATGGTGTCACGCAGAACGTGTTCTTTTCGCCTGAGCAGATCCGCCGTTTAGCCGACCGTAACTTTGGTGTCGGTTTCGATCAACTTTTGCTGGTTGAGCCGCCCTATGATCCCGATTTGGATTTTCACTATCGTATCTTTAATGCCGACGGTGGTGAGGTCGAAAACTGCGGCAATGGCGCCCGTTGTTTTGCGCGCTTTGTTCGTAATAAGGGTCTGACAAATAAGAATAAAATTCGTGTAAGCACCTCTGCGGGTAAGATGACTCTTCGCCTCGAACGTGACGGCACTGTCACTGTGAATATGGGCGTGCCTGTGCTCGATCCTAGCCAAATTCCTTTCAAAGCCAAGAAGGCCGAAAAAACCTATCTGCTGCAAACGTCGCAACAAACCTTTTTATGTGGTGCGGCGTCCATGGGCAACCCCCACTGCGTGCTCGATGTGGAAGATGTTGCTAACGCGAATGTCGCCGAGGTTGGTGCACTGCTCACTAAGCATGAGCGTTTTCCGCGCGGGGTAAACGTCGGCTTTATGCAGGTGGTGAACTCGGGCCATATCAAGCTTAGAGTTTACGAGCGTGGTGCGGCCGAGACCTTAGCCTGTGGCACTGGTGCTTGTGCCGCAGTGGTGGTAGGGCAAATCCAAGGCAAACTCGACCAACAGGTACGTGTCGACTTGCCGGGGGGCACCTTAACCATCAATTGGGAAGGTGAAGGCAAACCCCTGTGGATGACGGGGCCAGCGCAGCACGTTTACGATGGACAAATTCAGTTATGA
- a CDS encoding uroporphyrinogen-III synthase gives MKVLLTRPEGRNQSMVDALNERGIEHCVTPLLCVEATPPLPPDSSHPLAHVDMVICISANAVSFADAAFKVDTAQVKDWPSVSYFAVGHATWEALQEKGIEALEAPDDCQQTEGLLTLPALQHIQGKHITIIRGVGGREALAEQLSARGAKLRYWEVYQRACPPLDGAAVSQHWRDLGIDTIVVTSGEVLDNLINLVPKELFAWLRSCHIIVPSNRVEAQAHAFGITQVTNANAANSKAVLNALKL, from the coding sequence ATGAAAGTCTTACTGACGCGCCCCGAGGGGCGCAATCAGTCAATGGTCGATGCCTTGAATGAAAGAGGCATCGAACACTGCGTGACGCCACTGCTCTGCGTTGAGGCCACGCCTCCGCTGCCGCCTGACTCTTCGCATCCCCTAGCCCATGTCGATATGGTTATCTGTATCAGCGCCAATGCAGTCAGCTTTGCTGATGCTGCGTTTAAAGTCGATACAGCCCAAGTTAAAGACTGGCCAAGCGTATCTTATTTCGCCGTAGGTCATGCTACGTGGGAAGCACTGCAAGAGAAGGGAATTGAAGCTCTCGAAGCACCGGATGATTGTCAGCAAACAGAAGGCTTGCTGACATTGCCTGCACTGCAACATATCCAAGGCAAACATATCACTATCATTCGTGGTGTCGGTGGTCGTGAAGCCCTCGCTGAGCAACTGAGTGCCAGAGGCGCGAAGCTGCGCTATTGGGAAGTCTATCAACGCGCTTGCCCACCACTCGATGGCGCCGCGGTTAGCCAACACTGGCGAGACTTAGGGATAGATACTATTGTCGTGACGAGTGGTGAAGTACTGGATAATCTGATTAATCTAGTGCCAAAAGAGTTATTTGCATGGCTGCGCTCATGTCATATCATAGTCCCCAGTAACCGAGTAGAAGCTCAAGCTCATGCCTTTGGTATAACCCAAGTCACCAATGCCAATGCCGCCAACAGCAAAGCCGTGCTAAACGCCCTTAAACTCTAA
- the hemC gene encoding hydroxymethylbilane synthase — MSENRIRIATRKSPLAMWQAEFVKAELERVHPGIVVELLPMSTKGDVILDTPLAKVGGKGLFVKELEVAMLEDQADIAVHSMKDVPVDFPEGLGLEVICEREDPRDAFVSNLYKSISELPLGATVGTSSLRRQCQLRASRPDLIIKDLRGNVGTRLAKLDNGEYDAIILAAAGLIRLKLSERIASFISAEESLPANGQGAVGIECRTNDERVKALLAPLEHLETRYRVIAERAMNTRLEGGCQVPIGAFAEIDGDEMTLRGLVGNPDGSEIIEGVITGPKTEATQLGVALAEELLSKGAKSILDAVYAKA; from the coding sequence ATGTCTGAAAACCGCATACGTATCGCTACCCGCAAGAGTCCGCTGGCCATGTGGCAAGCTGAATTTGTTAAAGCAGAATTAGAACGCGTTCACCCAGGTATTGTGGTGGAGCTATTGCCAATGAGCACTAAGGGCGATGTTATCTTAGACACGCCATTAGCGAAAGTTGGTGGTAAAGGCTTGTTTGTGAAAGAACTCGAAGTCGCTATGCTCGAAGACCAAGCCGATATCGCCGTACACTCGATGAAAGACGTGCCAGTAGATTTCCCCGAAGGCTTAGGGTTGGAAGTGATTTGTGAACGCGAAGATCCACGCGATGCCTTTGTGTCTAACCTTTATAAGTCAATCAGTGAGCTGCCACTCGGTGCCACGGTAGGCACCTCAAGCCTACGCCGTCAGTGCCAACTGCGCGCCTCACGCCCAGACCTGATTATCAAAGATCTGCGTGGCAACGTGGGTACTCGCCTCGCGAAACTCGATAACGGCGAATACGATGCGATTATCCTGGCTGCGGCGGGTTTAATTCGCCTGAAATTATCAGAACGTATTGCCAGCTTTATTTCTGCGGAAGAATCCTTACCCGCAAACGGTCAAGGTGCTGTCGGTATTGAATGCCGCACTAACGATGAACGCGTTAAAGCATTATTGGCACCATTAGAACACTTAGAAACGCGCTACCGAGTTATTGCCGAACGCGCCATGAATACTCGCCTCGAAGGTGGTTGCCAAGTTCCTATTGGCGCCTTTGCCGAAATCGATGGTGATGAGATGACACTGCGCGGCCTCGTTGGTAATCCAGATGGTAGCGAAATCATCGAAGGCGTGATCACAGGTCCAAAGACCGAAGCGACGCAACTCGGTGTTGCCCTTGCTGAAGAACTACTGAGCAAAGGCGCTAAAAGCATCCTCGACGCTGTTTACGCCAAAGCCTAA
- the lysA gene encoding diaminopimelate decarboxylase — MDHFLYQDNTLYAEGCRVNDLAQQYGTPLYIYSRATLERHWHAFNNAVADYPHLVCYAVKANSNLAVLNVLARLGSGFDIVSGGELARVIEAGGDPAKVVFSGVGKTVAEMEQALNLGIYCFNVESSAELEQLNQVAGRLGKVAPVSLRVNPDVDAGTHPYISTGLKENKFGIAMDEAEVVFARAHALPHLQVKGVDCHIGSQLTEIQPFLDAMDRMLALIDRLAEQGIVIEHFDVGGGLGVTYDDETPPHPDVYAAALLARLGDRKLKLIFEPGRAIAANAGIFVTQVLYLKENSDKRFAIVDGAMNDLIRPALYSAWQNIIPVNPRDEQAQVFDIVGPVCETGDFLGKDRALAIAAGDLLVVRSSGAYGFAMASNYNTRPRAAEVMVDGDKAYLVREREKLAQLWQGEQLLP; from the coding sequence TTGGATCACTTTCTCTACCAAGACAATACCCTGTACGCCGAAGGCTGTCGGGTCAATGATTTAGCCCAGCAGTATGGCACGCCACTGTATATCTATTCCCGTGCGACGCTCGAACGTCACTGGCATGCGTTTAACAATGCGGTGGCCGACTATCCACATTTAGTATGTTACGCGGTGAAAGCCAACTCTAACTTAGCCGTGCTAAACGTCTTGGCTCGTTTAGGCAGTGGTTTTGATATTGTCTCGGGCGGTGAGTTAGCGCGGGTGATTGAAGCCGGTGGCGACCCGGCCAAAGTGGTATTTTCGGGCGTGGGTAAAACCGTTGCCGAAATGGAACAGGCACTTAACCTCGGTATTTATTGCTTTAATGTCGAATCGAGCGCCGAGCTTGAACAGTTAAATCAGGTTGCAGGCCGCTTAGGTAAAGTTGCTCCCGTGTCACTGCGGGTGAATCCCGATGTCGATGCCGGTACGCATCCTTATATTTCGACGGGTCTTAAAGAGAACAAATTTGGTATCGCCATGGATGAGGCTGAAGTCGTATTCGCCCGTGCCCATGCGCTACCACATTTGCAGGTAAAAGGGGTCGATTGCCATATCGGTTCACAACTGACAGAGATCCAACCTTTCCTCGATGCGATGGACAGAATGTTGGCCCTTATCGACCGTCTGGCCGAGCAAGGCATTGTGATTGAACACTTCGATGTGGGTGGTGGTTTAGGGGTGACCTATGACGATGAAACTCCGCCGCATCCTGATGTTTACGCCGCAGCCCTGCTCGCACGTTTAGGCGATCGCAAGCTCAAGTTAATTTTCGAGCCGGGTCGCGCCATTGCCGCTAACGCGGGCATTTTCGTCACTCAGGTGCTGTACCTTAAAGAAAACAGCGATAAACGTTTTGCGATTGTCGACGGCGCGATGAACGACTTAATTCGCCCCGCACTCTATAGCGCTTGGCAAAATATCATTCCGGTAAATCCAAGGGATGAACAAGCGCAAGTATTTGATATCGTAGGGCCAGTGTGCGAAACCGGTGACTTTTTAGGTAAAGACAGAGCTCTCGCGATTGCGGCAGGGGATTTATTGGTTGTGCGCTCGAGCGGTGCCTACGGTTTTGCCATGGCCTCTAACTATAACACTCGTCCCCGTGCGGCCGAGGTGATGGTCGATGGTGACAAGGCTTATCTGGTGCGTGAGCGAGAAAAATTAGCGCAGCTCTGGCAAGGTGAGCAACTCCTGCCGTAA
- the xerC gene encoding tyrosine recombinase XerC, with protein sequence MTPQCQSYLQQFETYMQSERQLSAHTVRNYMYELQRGSELLPEGVDLLNVGREHWQQVLAKLHRKGLSPRSLSLWLSAIKQWGEFLLRTGVIELNPAKGLSAPKQAKPLPKNIDVDSISHLLAIEGNDPLTLRDKAIMELFYSSGLRLAELAALDLSSVQYDQYEVRVLGKGNKERIVPVGRYAIEAIGAWLKCRKQISCEDNALFVTEKGKRLSHRSIQARMSKWGQEQALSMRVHPHKLRHSFATHMLESSADLRAVQELLGHENLSTTQIYTSLDFQHLAKVYDNAHPRAKKQQDK encoded by the coding sequence ATGACCCCGCAGTGTCAGTCCTATTTGCAGCAGTTTGAAACCTATATGCAGTCAGAGCGCCAGTTATCGGCGCATACGGTTCGCAATTATATGTACGAGTTGCAGCGGGGGAGTGAGTTACTGCCCGAGGGCGTTGATTTGCTCAATGTGGGTCGTGAGCATTGGCAACAGGTGCTGGCTAAGCTGCACCGCAAGGGCTTGAGCCCGCGCTCGCTATCATTGTGGTTGTCGGCCATCAAACAGTGGGGAGAGTTTTTATTGCGCACAGGCGTGATTGAACTCAATCCCGCCAAGGGCCTGAGCGCACCCAAACAGGCCAAACCGTTACCTAAGAATATCGACGTCGATTCTATCTCGCATCTGCTCGCGATTGAGGGTAATGATCCGCTAACCCTGCGTGATAAAGCCATTATGGAGCTGTTCTACTCCAGCGGGTTGCGTTTGGCGGAACTGGCGGCACTGGATTTATCCAGTGTGCAGTACGACCAGTATGAAGTGCGCGTGTTAGGCAAAGGCAACAAAGAGCGCATCGTTCCCGTTGGGCGTTACGCCATAGAGGCCATCGGTGCTTGGCTTAAGTGTCGTAAACAAATTTCCTGTGAAGATAACGCATTGTTTGTCACAGAGAAGGGCAAGCGTTTATCCCATCGCAGCATTCAGGCGCGGATGAGCAAGTGGGGTCAGGAGCAGGCGCTTTCTATGCGGGTGCATCCCCATAAGCTACGCCATTCCTTTGCGACGCACATGCTGGAATCCAGTGCAGATTTACGGGCGGTGCAGGAATTATTGGGCCACGAAAACCTGTCGACCACGCAAATTTATACCAGTTTAGATTTCCAACACTTAGCTAAGGTGTATGATAACGCCCATCCTAGAGCGAAAAAACAACAGGATAAATAA